In one Pseudomonas tensinigenes genomic region, the following are encoded:
- a CDS encoding sensor histidine kinase, which yields MAESPILSSAEQAALIAQLQSETAALREELDETNQGVLALYAELDIQAEELRQASDLKSRFLSYMSHEFRTPLGSILSINSLLADELDGPLSPEQHKQVAFVSTAARELSDMVDDLLDLAKIEAGRISISPAWFDMFDLFSALRGMFRPIVDASAVDLIFEEPVGLPRLYTDDKKLAQILRNFISNSLKFTTRGEVRVSARLEGADKVRFAVSDTGIGIAAELHGALFEDFSQVDSPLQKRLRGTGLGLSLCKRFAALLGGEVGMDSAPGVGSTFFVIIPLAIALENVDET from the coding sequence ATGGCTGAGTCGCCCATTCTGAGCAGTGCCGAACAGGCCGCACTGATTGCGCAGTTGCAGAGCGAGACTGCAGCCCTGCGCGAAGAACTCGATGAAACCAACCAAGGCGTGCTGGCCCTGTACGCCGAACTCGACATACAGGCTGAGGAATTGCGCCAGGCCTCGGACTTGAAAAGCCGTTTCCTGTCGTACATGAGCCATGAGTTCCGCACGCCGCTGGGTTCGATCCTGAGCATCAACAGCCTGCTCGCCGATGAACTCGACGGCCCGCTCAGCCCTGAACAACACAAGCAGGTGGCGTTCGTCAGCACCGCCGCACGCGAACTCAGCGACATGGTCGATGACCTGCTCGATCTGGCGAAGATCGAGGCCGGACGCATCAGCATTTCCCCGGCGTGGTTCGACATGTTCGACCTGTTCTCCGCCCTGCGCGGGATGTTCCGGCCGATTGTCGATGCCTCCGCCGTCGATCTGATTTTCGAAGAGCCTGTCGGTTTGCCGCGCCTGTACACCGACGACAAGAAACTCGCGCAGATCCTGCGCAACTTCATTTCCAACTCGCTGAAATTCACCACCCGTGGCGAAGTGCGGGTGTCCGCGCGGCTCGAAGGTGCAGACAAGGTGCGATTTGCCGTCAGTGACACCGGAATCGGTATCGCTGCCGAGCTGCATGGCGCATTGTTCGAGGACTTTTCCCAGGTCGACTCGCCGTTGCAGAAACGTCTGCGCGGCACCGGGCTGGGCCTGTCGCTGTGTAAACGCTTCGCCGCCCTGCTCGGCGGTGAAGTCGGGATGGACAGTGCGCCGGGGGTCGGCTCGACCTTTTTCGTGATCATCCCGTTGGCGATCGCTCTGGAGAACGTCGATGAAACGTGA
- a CDS encoding excinuclease ABC subunit UvrA gives MTSKRTSKAPAGMVRVRGAREHNLKNVDIDIPRDALVVFTGVSGSGKSSLAFSTLYAEAQRRYFESVAPYARRLIDQVGVPDVDSIEGLPPAVALQQQRGTPSTRSSVGSVTTLSSLIRMLYSRAGSYPPGQPMLYAEDFSPNTPQGACPECHGLGRVYEVTEALMVPDPNLTIRQRAVASWPLAWQGQNLRDILVTMGIDVDIPWKKLPKKQRDWILFTEETPTVPVYAGLTPKETRVALKRKMEPSYQGTFTGARRYILHTFTHSQSALMKKRVSQFMLGSPCPLCDGKRLKREALSVTFAGYDIGELSQMPLLQVAEVLRPVAAASYLQQAEETGETLSHAQTREARQQRVAHGASGHGSAPDVRHTPNLSLEKRLAAQRIAEDLLERVSTLTDLGLGYLALERSTPTLSSGELQRLRLATQLGSQLFGVIYVLDEPSAGLHPADGEALFEALQRLKADGNTLFVVEHDLETMRRADWLIDVGPAAGEQGGQVLYSGPPAGLAVIEASQTRAYLFAESQRQTRVARKPTAWLKLDGITRNNLNNLSAEFPLGCFTSVTGVSGSGKSSLVSQALLELVGAQLGRPTLESEPEELSLEDDAPQVSSGQVTSGLESIKRLVQVDQKPIGRTPRSNLATYTGLFDNVRKLYAATDAARAAGYDAGQFSFNVAKGRCATCEGEGFVSVELLFMPSVYAPCPTCHGARYNPQTLAILWEGLSIAQVLQLTVDEAVTVFAGQAGIRRSLEVLRDIGLGYLRLGQPATELSGGEAQRIKLATELQRNQRGATLYVLDEPTTGLHPRDVDRLLEQLDALVTAGHTVIVVEHEMRVVAQSDWVIDIGPGAGDQGGRIVVAGTPQKVAASKKSRTAPFLARALRR, from the coding sequence ATGACTTCCAAACGCACCTCCAAAGCACCCGCCGGCATGGTCCGAGTGCGCGGCGCCCGTGAACACAACCTTAAGAACGTTGATATCGACATTCCTCGCGATGCGCTGGTGGTGTTCACCGGGGTGTCAGGTTCGGGCAAATCCTCGTTGGCCTTCTCGACCTTGTATGCCGAAGCCCAGCGCCGCTACTTCGAATCGGTGGCACCGTATGCGCGACGGCTGATCGATCAGGTTGGCGTGCCGGATGTCGACTCCATCGAAGGCCTGCCACCAGCCGTGGCCCTGCAACAGCAGCGTGGCACGCCGAGTACACGTTCGTCGGTGGGCAGCGTGACGACGTTGTCGAGCCTGATCCGCATGCTGTATTCGCGCGCCGGGAGTTATCCGCCGGGGCAGCCGATGTTGTATGCCGAGGACTTTTCGCCGAACACGCCACAGGGTGCCTGCCCGGAGTGCCATGGCCTCGGTCGCGTCTACGAAGTCACCGAGGCGCTGATGGTGCCCGATCCGAACCTGACCATCCGCCAACGTGCGGTGGCGTCCTGGCCGCTGGCGTGGCAGGGGCAGAACCTGCGCGACATTCTCGTAACCATGGGCATCGACGTCGACATCCCGTGGAAAAAACTGCCGAAAAAGCAGCGCGACTGGATTCTCTTCACCGAAGAAACCCCGACCGTGCCGGTGTATGCCGGGCTGACCCCGAAAGAAACCCGCGTCGCCCTCAAACGCAAAATGGAACCGAGTTATCAGGGCACGTTCACCGGAGCCCGCCGCTACATCCTGCACACGTTTACCCATTCGCAAAGTGCGCTGATGAAGAAACGCGTCTCGCAGTTCATGCTCGGCAGTCCTTGCCCGTTGTGTGACGGCAAGCGCCTCAAGCGTGAAGCGTTATCGGTGACGTTCGCCGGGTATGACATCGGTGAGCTGTCGCAGATGCCATTGTTGCAAGTGGCCGAAGTATTGCGGCCGGTGGCGGCGGCCAGTTATCTGCAGCAGGCTGAAGAAACCGGCGAGACCTTGAGCCACGCGCAAACCCGCGAGGCCCGCCAGCAGCGCGTGGCCCATGGTGCCAGCGGCCACGGCTCCGCGCCGGACGTGCGTCACACACCAAACCTGTCGCTGGAAAAACGTCTGGCGGCGCAGCGCATTGCCGAGGATCTACTGGAGCGCGTCAGCACCCTGACCGATCTGGGCCTCGGTTATCTGGCGCTGGAGCGCAGCACGCCAACGTTGTCGTCCGGTGAGCTGCAGCGTTTGCGCCTGGCGACGCAACTGGGTTCGCAATTGTTCGGGGTGATTTACGTGCTCGACGAACCTTCCGCCGGTTTGCATCCCGCCGACGGCGAGGCGTTGTTCGAGGCCTTGCAACGCTTGAAGGCTGATGGCAACACGTTGTTTGTGGTCGAGCATGACCTGGAAACCATGCGACGCGCTGACTGGCTGATCGATGTCGGCCCGGCAGCCGGCGAGCAGGGTGGGCAGGTGCTGTACAGCGGCCCGCCGGCAGGTCTGGCCGTGATCGAAGCGTCGCAGACGCGGGCTTATCTGTTTGCCGAGTCGCAGCGCCAGACGCGCGTTGCGCGCAAGCCGACGGCGTGGCTGAAACTCGACGGGATCACTCGCAATAACCTGAATAATCTCAGTGCCGAATTCCCGCTGGGCTGCTTCACGTCAGTGACCGGCGTGTCCGGTTCCGGCAAGTCGAGTCTGGTCAGTCAGGCCTTGCTGGAACTGGTTGGCGCGCAGTTAGGGCGTCCGACGCTGGAAAGCGAACCGGAAGAACTCAGCCTCGAAGACGACGCCCCGCAGGTCAGCAGCGGCCAGGTCACGTCCGGGCTGGAGTCGATCAAACGCCTGGTGCAGGTCGACCAGAAACCCATCGGCCGCACGCCACGCTCCAATCTGGCGACCTACACCGGGTTGTTCGATAACGTCCGTAAGCTCTACGCCGCGACTGACGCTGCTCGGGCCGCAGGTTATGACGCCGGGCAGTTTTCCTTCAATGTCGCCAAGGGCCGTTGCGCCACCTGTGAAGGTGAAGGCTTTGTCAGTGTTGAATTGTTGTTCATGCCCAGTGTTTATGCGCCGTGCCCGACCTGCCATGGCGCACGCTACAACCCGCAGACCCTGGCGATTCTGTGGGAGGGCTTGAGCATTGCCCAAGTTCTGCAACTGACCGTCGATGAAGCGGTGACGGTGTTTGCCGGGCAAGCGGGGATTCGCCGTTCACTGGAAGTGTTGCGCGATATTGGTTTGGGTTATCTGCGCCTTGGGCAACCGGCCACGGAACTGTCCGGTGGCGAAGCGCAACGGATCAAACTGGCTACCGAGTTGCAGCGCAACCAGCGCGGCGCGACCTTGTACGTGCTCGATGAGCCGACCACCGGGCTGCATCCGCGTGATGTCGATCGGTTGCTGGAGCAGTTGGATGCGCTGGTGACGGCGGGGCATACGGTGATTGTGGTCGAGCACGAAATGCGCGTGGTCGCGCAGAGTGACTGGGTGATCGACATCGGGCCGGGGGCGGGGGATCAGGGCGGCAGGATTGTCGTGGCGGGTACACCGCAGAAGGTTGCGGCGAGCAAGAAGAGCCGGACGGCGCCGTTTCTGGCCCGGGCGTTGAGGCGGTAA
- a CDS encoding ATP-binding protein — protein sequence MNISGSMTQVLLIEDSSQIGHARRTAQQLAEQHGFDERDAGRVALVATELASNVLKHASHGEMHLRVLPRANGFGIELLAIDRAQGFDLQACMADGFSTGGTQGIGLGSISRQTEVFDVYADARGAVLLARFYPRTDREPDMRFGISQHSLHNDPACGDVWHLAYDNGSVSALIIDGLGHGEEAERAGRAGAQTFALMPFAEPVMLMEDMHRDMIGTRGGAVAFARFDARRDSLTFAGVGNIGASLINADKSRGLASHPGIVGVQYRKARPFDYAHVNGHLLIMYSDGLQSRWNLQDYPGLVHRHPAVIASVLHRDFCRGRDDVTVLVVALEAAHG from the coding sequence ATGAATATCAGCGGGTCGATGACCCAGGTTTTACTGATCGAAGACAGCAGCCAGATCGGCCACGCCCGCCGCACCGCGCAACAACTGGCCGAACAACATGGCTTTGACGAGCGCGATGCCGGACGCGTGGCACTGGTGGCTACGGAGTTGGCGAGTAACGTGCTCAAGCACGCGAGCCACGGTGAAATGCACCTGCGGGTGTTGCCGCGCGCCAATGGTTTTGGCATTGAACTGCTCGCCATCGACCGTGCTCAGGGGTTTGATCTGCAGGCCTGCATGGCCGACGGGTTTTCTACCGGCGGCACCCAAGGCATCGGCCTCGGCTCGATATCGCGTCAGACCGAAGTGTTTGATGTGTACGCCGATGCCCGTGGCGCGGTGTTATTGGCGCGATTTTATCCGCGCACGGATCGCGAGCCTGACATGCGCTTTGGGATAAGCCAGCACTCACTGCACAACGATCCGGCCTGCGGCGATGTCTGGCACCTGGCGTATGACAACGGCAGCGTCAGCGCGCTGATCATCGACGGCCTCGGTCATGGTGAAGAAGCCGAACGCGCCGGCCGCGCCGGAGCACAAACTTTCGCCCTGATGCCTTTCGCCGAGCCGGTGATGCTGATGGAGGACATGCACCGCGACATGATCGGCACTCGCGGTGGCGCTGTTGCGTTTGCCCGGTTCGATGCGCGGCGCGACAGCCTGACCTTTGCCGGCGTCGGCAACATCGGCGCCAGCCTGATCAACGCCGACAAGTCCCGAGGACTGGCCTCGCACCCAGGCATTGTCGGCGTGCAGTATCGGAAAGCCAGACCCTTTGACTATGCTCACGTGAACGGACATCTATTGATCATGTACAGCGACGGCTTGCAGTCCCGTTGGAATCTTCAAGACTACCCCGGTCTGGTGCACCGCCATCCCGCCGTGATAGCCAGCGTCCTGCACCGCGATTTCTGTCGCGGGCGCGACGATGTAACGGTGCTGGTCGTTGCCCTGGAGGCCGCCCATGGCTGA
- a CDS encoding response regulator has protein sequence MKRDIRLLIVDDNVATRYALRRRLERHGYEVLEAGTGGDGLALIDSEALDALILDVNLPDMSGFDIVRILRADARTALLPVIHVSAASIQTGDIITGLDAGADAYLIHPVDPDVLLATLRTLLRVRDTENALRESEARFREIFANVSAPIAVLDASLKVHECNHAFAQLILDNRDPQALRECFAEDQSAILNELRLRLVDGERWKGTLNMRVQGEIRETEWQISPYRTPELSLVFVEDVTEHRHRERSHLARLDDTTTQLAKEVAERVRAEAQLLQVQKMDALGKLTGGIAHDFNNLLTGIITSLELIQKRVVDGRLDKVQFYSEAALNSAMSAASLTHRLLAFARQQPLDTRPVDINEQVRSLEELLVRTIGERINLKLELTNKPAIALVDPVQLESAVLNLVINARDALPAGGNIWVNTYAAYSHGDPNLADGAYVALSVRDDGTGIEHNVIDKVFDPFFTTKPLGQGTGLGLSTIYGFARQSGGDAHIRSVARRGTEVTIMLPATTDPTGTDIPAPVVDPQGGGEHVLIVEDMPSVRMFVTEVLEDAGYRCTQAADIETALERLQNDPSINLLLTDVGLPRMSGRELADVARDWRDGLPILFMTGYAETAINRQVFLGSGMDMLVKPFQISELLDKVRRTLDGA, from the coding sequence ATGAAACGTGACATCCGCCTATTGATCGTCGATGACAACGTCGCCACCCGCTACGCCCTGCGTCGACGGCTGGAGCGCCACGGTTACGAAGTCCTTGAGGCCGGGACCGGCGGCGACGGGCTCGCGCTGATCGACAGCGAAGCACTCGATGCGTTGATTCTCGACGTCAATCTGCCGGACATGAGTGGCTTCGATATCGTGCGCATTCTGCGCGCTGATGCGCGCACCGCGCTGCTGCCGGTGATCCATGTGTCCGCGGCGTCGATCCAGACCGGCGACATCATCACCGGCCTCGACGCCGGTGCCGATGCCTACCTGATTCACCCGGTTGACCCGGATGTACTGCTGGCGACCCTGCGCACGCTATTGCGGGTGCGCGATACGGAAAATGCCCTGCGCGAAAGTGAAGCGCGGTTCCGCGAAATTTTCGCCAATGTGTCCGCGCCGATCGCGGTGCTTGATGCCAGCCTTAAGGTACATGAATGCAACCATGCCTTCGCGCAACTGATTCTCGACAATCGGGATCCGCAAGCCCTGCGTGAATGCTTCGCCGAGGACCAGAGCGCGATCCTCAATGAACTGCGCCTGCGCCTGGTCGATGGCGAGCGCTGGAAAGGCACGCTGAACATGCGTGTGCAGGGCGAGATTCGCGAGACCGAGTGGCAGATTTCCCCGTACCGCACGCCCGAACTGAGCCTGGTCTTCGTCGAAGACGTTACCGAGCACCGCCACCGCGAGCGCTCGCATCTGGCGCGTCTGGATGACACCACCACGCAACTGGCCAAGGAAGTCGCCGAGCGCGTGCGCGCCGAAGCGCAGTTGCTGCAAGTGCAGAAGATGGACGCACTGGGCAAGCTCACTGGCGGTATCGCCCACGACTTCAACAACCTGCTGACCGGCATCATCACCAGCCTCGAGCTGATCCAGAAACGCGTGGTCGATGGGCGTCTGGACAAGGTGCAGTTTTATTCCGAAGCGGCGCTGAATTCAGCGATGAGTGCCGCGTCCCTCACCCACCGCTTGCTGGCCTTTGCCCGTCAGCAACCGCTGGATACACGGCCGGTGGACATCAACGAGCAAGTCCGTTCGCTGGAAGAATTGCTGGTGCGCACCATCGGCGAACGGATCAACCTCAAGCTTGAACTGACCAACAAACCGGCCATCGCCCTGGTCGATCCGGTGCAGCTGGAAAGTGCGGTATTGAACCTGGTGATCAACGCCCGGGATGCCCTGCCGGCGGGCGGCAATATCTGGGTCAACACCTACGCCGCGTACTCACACGGCGATCCGAATCTGGCCGATGGCGCCTACGTGGCGCTGTCGGTGCGCGACGACGGTACGGGCATCGAGCACAACGTCATCGACAAGGTCTTCGATCCGTTTTTCACCACCAAACCGTTGGGCCAGGGCACCGGGCTGGGGTTGTCGACGATCTATGGTTTTGCCCGTCAGTCGGGCGGTGATGCGCACATCCGCAGCGTCGCGCGGCGCGGCACCGAAGTGACCATCATGTTGCCGGCCACCACCGATCCGACAGGCACCGACATCCCCGCGCCAGTGGTTGATCCGCAAGGTGGCGGCGAGCATGTACTGATTGTCGAGGACATGCCATCGGTGCGCATGTTTGTCACTGAAGTGCTGGAGGACGCCGGTTATCGCTGCACCCAGGCGGCGGATATCGAAACGGCGCTGGAGCGATTGCAGAATGATCCGTCGATCAACCTGCTGCTGACCGACGTTGGCCTGCCGCGCATGAGCGGCCGGGAATTGGCGGATGTGGCGCGGGATTGGCGAGACGGATTGCCGATTCTGTTCATGACCGGGTATGCGGAGACGGCGATCAATCGCCAGGTGTTTCTGGGCAGCGGCATGGACATGCTGGTCAAGCCGTTTCAGATCAGTGAACTGCTCGACAAAGTCCGCCGCACGCTCGATGGCGCCTGA